A single genomic interval of Haloterrigena turkmenica DSM 5511 harbors:
- a CDS encoding DnaJ domain-containing protein: MTIDWPPQFPRTSAEDRQPNNRFDTSLRQSIDDLADELERVGADDWRLETAAEHQKRNPRYPYADASPDDPGAVVRWTMDGDQYAAACDAYTRLRDNIRSLYKYIHEKRKMESRPVTTGESEFANARLPPADQEIAVEAEPPAHVVLGVDPNAGPEDIRQAYRRQAIDAHPDNGGSKREFRRLKRAKEQLLEEVAA, translated from the coding sequence ATGACGATAGATTGGCCACCCCAGTTCCCACGAACTTCCGCGGAGGATCGCCAGCCGAACAACCGCTTCGACACCTCGCTCCGGCAGTCGATCGACGACCTCGCGGACGAACTCGAGCGCGTCGGGGCCGACGACTGGCGCCTCGAGACCGCCGCCGAACACCAAAAGCGAAACCCGCGGTATCCCTACGCCGACGCCAGCCCCGACGACCCCGGCGCGGTCGTGCGCTGGACGATGGACGGCGACCAGTACGCCGCCGCGTGTGACGCCTACACGCGCCTGCGGGACAATATCCGGTCGCTGTACAAATACATCCACGAGAAACGCAAGATGGAATCCCGGCCGGTCACGACCGGCGAGTCGGAGTTCGCCAACGCCCGCCTGCCGCCGGCCGACCAGGAGATCGCCGTCGAAGCCGAGCCGCCGGCCCACGTCGTGCTCGGCGTCGATCCGAACGCGGGACCGGAGGATATCCGGCAGGCCTACCGCCGGCAGGCGATCGACGCCCATCCCGACAACGGCGGGAGCAAACGCGAGTTCCGACGGCTGAAACGTGCGAAAGAGCAGTTGCTCGAAGAGGTGGCGGCATGA
- a CDS encoding DUF7563 family protein, with amino-acid sequence MRADGGTVRPEWDPTATATSAPRCQNCGTQVTPQFARVFGDNADVVHACPSCSILRTMDREASNAGGEGQ; translated from the coding sequence ATTCGCGCCGACGGGGGCACCGTCCGCCCAGAGTGGGACCCGACCGCGACCGCGACGAGCGCCCCGCGCTGTCAGAACTGTGGCACGCAGGTCACGCCCCAGTTCGCGCGCGTGTTCGGAGATAACGCTGACGTCGTTCACGCCTGTCCCAGTTGCTCCATCCTCCGTACGATGGACCGAGAGGCCAGCAACGCTGGAGGTGAGGGGCAGTGA
- a CDS encoding SAM-dependent methyltransferase, whose product MNDDRPIVQERPDFDLSYHRTKTNTWTFKPATIRKFVEERLEGRVLNLFAGKTKLNHDDEIVRVDLDEDRDADYHFDAIEVRERFGENSFDTVIMDPPYSVIQSRKRYDGEYAGHFKHVRDEVSKVVRPGGRTLTFGFTSTGMAQSRGFEKEELAIFAHGGRYRDTFCVVERRFERDLSEFPGIIAATDGGKPRTQNTGTEHSEADR is encoded by the coding sequence ATGAACGACGATCGGCCCATCGTCCAGGAGCGGCCGGACTTCGACCTCTCGTACCACCGGACGAAGACGAACACCTGGACGTTCAAACCGGCGACGATTCGGAAGTTCGTTGAGGAACGACTCGAGGGTCGCGTTCTGAACCTGTTCGCAGGGAAGACGAAGCTCAACCACGACGACGAGATAGTTCGCGTCGACCTGGATGAAGACCGGGACGCGGATTATCACTTCGACGCGATCGAGGTGCGTGAGCGGTTCGGCGAGAACTCGTTCGACACGGTCATCATGGACCCGCCGTACTCTGTTATCCAGTCTCGGAAGCGGTACGACGGCGAGTACGCGGGCCACTTCAAGCACGTTCGAGACGAGGTCTCGAAGGTCGTGCGTCCAGGCGGGCGGACACTGACGTTCGGATTCACGTCGACCGGAATGGCTCAGTCTCGAGGCTTCGAGAAAGAGGAGCTGGCGATCTTCGCTCACGGCGGTCGCTACCGGGATACGTTCTGCGTCGTCGAGCGCCGATTCGAGCGTGACCTATCGGAGTTCCCTGGAATAATTGCAGCGACGGACGGCGGAAAGCCACGCACACAGAACACGGGAACAGAACACTCGGAGGCCGACCGATGA
- a CDS encoding DNA cytosine methyltransferase, which yields MNSDKLVAVDLFAGAGGLSTGLVKAIIDTHAETIAAETGLSPDDLSSSDTRVHWWLAENVELHAVNHWEPAIATHEQNHPWAEHYHAKIEELHPPDVVEPGEVDLLVGGPSCTHHSRARGGKPVKEQKRASGWHVLHWIEHLRPENILLENVPEFRDWAPIVDGTSTRDGSIFQRWIGMLEALGYSVLYDDEAEDYGAVLNAADYGEAQSRTRLFIMASQDTRPTAPEPTHVDADPAKPDRRTAADIIDWSDLGSSLWTRDLENPRVQPLAQSTMARIAEGIRRHCDDRLAPLADALEAIGKEELRALRETVVPAEHAATVAAAVDRPFLVRVPNGQTALTTPQVLGQHSNSIARDVSERPIPTVATGGKIHLTNPETFCLRQQSGGVPADVDVPLPTVATKGAIGMASAEATPLIKPRNGSRGDLHSNALYEADSRPLHTVTASNHDGHLVTPTLIHYSHGGALRDPTSDVLPTVATEKGGAFALSSPVVQPFIDEYYGNGQSNDVADPLPTVTKKDRFALCVPEVFPFGLDVRYRMLEPDELKQAQGFPADYELAGGTKKTVTEQIGNAVPVNLARALCRHLLVDETPSLATFGGGVTADPDAEVPAYSEVIESDD from the coding sequence ATGAACTCCGACAAACTCGTCGCCGTCGACCTCTTCGCGGGCGCTGGCGGCCTCTCGACGGGACTCGTCAAGGCGATCATCGACACGCATGCCGAGACGATCGCCGCCGAGACCGGCCTCTCCCCGGACGACCTCTCTTCAAGCGACACGCGCGTTCACTGGTGGCTCGCCGAGAACGTCGAACTACACGCCGTCAATCACTGGGAACCGGCGATCGCGACCCACGAACAGAATCACCCGTGGGCCGAACACTACCACGCCAAAATCGAGGAACTGCACCCGCCGGACGTCGTCGAACCCGGCGAGGTCGATCTCTTGGTGGGTGGCCCCAGTTGCACCCATCACTCGCGCGCTCGCGGCGGCAAACCCGTCAAAGAGCAGAAACGCGCGAGCGGCTGGCACGTCCTCCACTGGATCGAACACCTCCGACCCGAGAACATCCTGCTGGAGAACGTTCCCGAGTTCCGCGACTGGGCGCCCATCGTCGACGGCACGTCGACGCGGGACGGCTCAATCTTCCAGCGCTGGATCGGGATGCTCGAGGCGCTTGGCTACTCGGTGCTGTACGACGACGAGGCCGAGGACTACGGCGCCGTCCTGAACGCCGCCGACTACGGCGAAGCCCAGTCCCGAACGCGGCTGTTCATCATGGCCTCCCAAGACACCCGCCCGACGGCGCCCGAACCGACCCACGTCGACGCCGACCCCGCCAAGCCCGATCGCCGAACCGCGGCGGACATCATCGACTGGTCGGATCTGGGCTCGAGTCTGTGGACGCGCGACCTCGAAAACCCGCGCGTGCAACCGCTCGCGCAATCGACGATGGCCCGGATCGCCGAGGGCATTCGGCGCCACTGCGACGACCGACTCGCGCCGCTGGCCGACGCGCTTGAGGCGATCGGGAAAGAGGAACTCCGCGCGCTTCGCGAGACGGTCGTGCCCGCTGAACACGCGGCGACGGTCGCGGCGGCGGTCGACCGCCCGTTCCTCGTGCGCGTTCCCAATGGTCAGACGGCACTCACGACGCCGCAGGTTCTCGGCCAGCACAGCAATTCGATCGCTCGCGACGTTTCCGAGCGCCCGATTCCAACGGTCGCGACGGGCGGCAAGATCCACCTCACCAACCCGGAGACGTTCTGTCTTCGCCAGCAATCCGGCGGCGTCCCGGCCGACGTCGACGTGCCGCTCCCAACGGTCGCGACGAAAGGGGCGATCGGCATGGCCAGCGCCGAGGCGACGCCGCTTATCAAGCCCCGCAACGGCTCGCGGGGCGACCTGCATTCGAACGCGCTGTACGAGGCCGACTCGCGTCCGCTGCACACGGTAACGGCGAGCAACCACGACGGCCACCTCGTAACGCCGACGCTGATTCACTACTCACACGGCGGGGCGCTGCGCGACCCGACCAGCGACGTACTCCCGACGGTCGCGACCGAGAAAGGCGGCGCGTTCGCGCTCTCGAGCCCGGTCGTGCAACCGTTCATCGACGAGTACTACGGCAACGGCCAGTCGAACGACGTCGCCGACCCGCTCCCGACGGTCACGAAGAAGGACCGGTTCGCCCTCTGCGTTCCCGAGGTGTTCCCGTTCGGCCTGGATGTCCGCTACCGGATGCTCGAGCCGGACGAACTCAAGCAAGCACAGGGATTCCCGGCCGACTACGAGCTGGCCGGCGGGACGAAGAAGACCGTCACCGAGCAGATCGGCAACGCCGTCCCGGTCAACCTCGCGCGAGCGCTGTGCCGTCACCTCCTGGTCGACGAGACGCCGAGTCTGGCGACCTTCGGCGGCGGAGTCACGGCCGACCCCGACGCGGAGGTCCCGGCGTATTCCGAGGTGATTGAGAGCGATGACTGA
- a CDS encoding helix-turn-helix transcriptional regulator — protein MAQADTTTDDPTSELSGFKRDLLFVIADVGPAKGLKIKDEMEAYYASEVNHGRLYPNLDALVESGLVSKGQRDRRTNEYELTVRARQVLETRREWEAERFDGGDA, from the coding sequence ATGGCGCAAGCTGATACGACGACCGACGACCCGACCTCGGAACTGTCCGGTTTCAAGCGCGACCTACTGTTCGTTATCGCCGACGTTGGCCCCGCCAAGGGCCTGAAAATCAAGGATGAGATGGAAGCGTACTACGCCAGTGAGGTCAACCACGGGCGTTTGTACCCAAATCTTGACGCGTTGGTCGAGAGCGGCCTCGTCTCGAAGGGCCAGCGCGACCGGCGAACCAACGAGTACGAGCTGACCGTGAGAGCGCGGCAGGTTCTCGAGACGCGTCGTGAGTGGGAAGCCGAGCGGTTCGACGGAGGGGATGCGTGA
- a CDS encoding ParA family protein, which translates to MSDEIKRLATYVQKGGVAKTTSSSHIAVSAAQDHDLDVVLIDLAGTQNDLATNFGVDLPTDEEDKPNPDAPVSAIFGENWEFIRTNIDDVVDRMVFETDEGPDLIPADPGLGGANNNLANVPLDERFTVLDDFVSDELAPRYDLVIMDLPGNENNIVLNGLFAAQQTFAPLRPGQFELNQLDNLERDLETISEKHDGVDPELVMVAPTMIDKREPEHKRFARTVEDEFSDIVGPRISKTTDIGREQGNGQTIFALEDDELLDTAERAREAYRDLTTDLLDRLEAR; encoded by the coding sequence ATGAGCGACGAGATAAAACGACTCGCGACCTACGTGCAGAAAGGTGGCGTGGCGAAGACGACGTCAAGCTCTCACATCGCGGTCTCGGCGGCCCAAGACCACGACCTCGATGTCGTGTTGATCGATCTGGCCGGCACACAGAACGACCTCGCGACGAACTTCGGCGTCGATCTCCCAACCGACGAGGAGGACAAGCCGAACCCGGACGCGCCGGTCTCGGCGATCTTCGGCGAGAACTGGGAGTTCATTCGCACGAACATCGACGACGTAGTCGACCGGATGGTTTTCGAGACCGACGAAGGGCCGGACCTGATTCCGGCCGACCCCGGGCTCGGTGGCGCGAACAACAACCTCGCGAACGTCCCGCTCGACGAACGGTTCACGGTCCTCGATGACTTCGTGTCCGATGAACTCGCACCGCGGTACGATCTCGTTATCATGGACTTGCCGGGCAACGAGAACAATATCGTCCTGAACGGACTGTTCGCCGCCCAACAGACGTTCGCCCCGCTGCGACCGGGCCAGTTCGAACTGAACCAGCTCGACAATCTCGAGCGCGACCTCGAGACAATCAGCGAGAAACACGACGGCGTCGACCCGGAACTCGTGATGGTCGCACCGACGATGATCGACAAGCGCGAACCCGAACACAAGCGCTTCGCCCGGACCGTTGAAGACGAGTTCTCCGATATCGTCGGCCCGCGGATCTCCAAAACGACGGACATCGGCCGTGAACAGGGCAACGGCCAGACTATCTTTGCACTCGAGGACGACGAACTACTCGATACGGCCGAACGCGCACGCGAAGCGTACCGTGATCTGACGACCGACCTACTCGACCGACTTGAGGCACGCTAA
- a CDS encoding type IV pilin N-terminal domain-containing protein, giving the protein MATNTQRAISPIIGVVLLIGITIALAATVAGFVLAMDMPSEPALEPTDETDTPTADFEATASRTATVLEHTGGDRLDAARVTIILADGTQSWGDGEIREGDRTSVSGSVERLEWSDGEQTVTLAEFEG; this is encoded by the coding sequence ATGGCAACGAACACCCAACGGGCGATCAGCCCGATTATCGGCGTTGTACTACTCATTGGAATCACCATCGCACTCGCGGCCACCGTCGCCGGCTTCGTGCTCGCGATGGACATGCCATCCGAACCGGCACTCGAGCCCACCGACGAGACCGACACCCCGACGGCCGACTTCGAGGCGACCGCCAGCCGGACGGCGACCGTCCTCGAGCACACCGGCGGCGATCGGCTCGACGCGGCCCGCGTGACCATCATCCTCGCCGATGGCACGCAGTCGTGGGGCGACGGGGAGATTCGAGAGGGCGACCGGACGTCTGTGTCGGGAAGCGTGGAGCGCCTCGAATGGAGCGACGGCGAGCAGACGGTTACGCTCGCAGAGTTTGAGGGATAG
- a CDS encoding helix-turn-helix domain-containing protein, with the protein MRGFDILPCKTCSTTWLQESGWRAQDTVSCPHCGAERSTDLVKIRGSQETKAGAAELRSRIEAAEAGESEVYDQFIEDRGQYADQLAEVEGQIDSFTLDAEQMDLTPIESDRFEPLAETILRPERKKFKEWADEYSGIGEDRFADLVSFERPGEGLFDAEIRDDLEQWAGDVDRDELARGDVTVTDQQPAAAATIIDLDATTVSEVWAALFDSESVRAAFAESIVELFGGLTPLECYDVLEEYGVPFWVRSHIVDVARGYAGDAVAIDGAADARRVVDEIIAPLPNASLAGTDDLLAIANLFDGLETEPTLGVVVRESFIEDVRRDQRIDICDLLAVLAAGCDVRLVGSTVTLAKVANSHRATLPGVSEWCNRHREDTQIDDTQQRVADDLERGDFAVTMLRELDREPTGIFTYSELYALYPGDDDSRVRQLVGEFHDADLVERFGPRTDRKVELLPAGRRVLEFFEQQIAQQRSISDFVSGAGKQQQQGRVHTQTGGGGEDGAGEDSTDGTRHYSTRYMSPAEHAATAACGQNGGVTLVRGGIEDHADRTRYASYDPKRGEAVVAVQAAGPMQMTVSAALALASPEFVDRTLPADRLESIEDPPAIVRDARCIGGASQQALENGQQFRKALVEWGKDLSEMTTKLKAGNLSTDRAAFCGEIIRSAQGLWGTLTHLLDLFDIDVHREIRIPSGLSSDNLEDLAKSISYAAAIQSTYNGHFACYRQLFEDRDDKRRASFTAQVDAAAPTGSLIGSFVLRGPDVHRLEEPLQTRLESPRDVHDDAPEFGVDITVRTDLERTDYDEAVRRVLSRKRLRTTTAAVSVLYALVATPHDAARVLHRQLAAEDESREIRPDELRTALRELDPTALLPTIGNERRTNSAGKIVAALLAADEPLSKADLADRAGVTKKTVYNYREKLETLGLLVVTDEGYRLALSFPTTEERKQPVLPAFVDRTFTEAADALLVESLPPSRYGDPEDSLGGLLFWTDDNPPNPWALLEHDDYAPWAELARRLTDGDRTRPAELRVLMGPEIKQQSIDAATSSAAAD; encoded by the coding sequence TCTCGTGTCCGCATTGCGGGGCCGAACGCAGTACGGATCTCGTTAAGATCCGTGGCTCACAGGAGACCAAGGCCGGCGCCGCCGAGCTTCGGTCTCGGATCGAAGCCGCCGAAGCCGGCGAGTCAGAGGTGTACGACCAGTTCATCGAGGACCGTGGCCAGTACGCCGACCAACTCGCCGAAGTCGAAGGCCAGATTGACTCGTTCACGCTCGACGCCGAGCAGATGGATCTGACGCCGATCGAATCCGATCGGTTCGAACCGCTCGCCGAAACGATCCTCCGACCGGAACGGAAGAAGTTCAAGGAGTGGGCCGACGAGTACAGCGGCATCGGCGAGGACCGATTCGCCGACCTGGTATCGTTCGAACGACCCGGCGAGGGCTTGTTCGATGCCGAGATTCGCGACGACCTTGAGCAGTGGGCCGGCGACGTCGATCGGGACGAGCTGGCCCGCGGCGACGTAACGGTAACTGACCAGCAACCGGCCGCGGCCGCGACCATCATCGATCTGGACGCGACGACGGTCTCCGAGGTATGGGCGGCGCTGTTCGACAGTGAGTCCGTCCGGGCCGCGTTCGCCGAGTCCATCGTCGAACTGTTCGGTGGTCTCACACCCTTGGAGTGTTACGACGTGCTCGAGGAGTACGGCGTCCCGTTCTGGGTTCGATCCCACATCGTTGACGTTGCGCGTGGGTACGCAGGCGACGCTGTGGCGATCGACGGTGCCGCCGACGCCCGGCGCGTCGTCGACGAGATTATCGCGCCGCTCCCGAACGCGTCCCTCGCTGGTACCGATGACCTACTCGCCATCGCGAATCTGTTCGACGGCCTCGAGACCGAGCCGACACTCGGCGTCGTTGTTCGGGAGTCGTTCATCGAGGATGTCCGGCGCGACCAGCGGATCGATATCTGTGACCTGCTGGCCGTGCTGGCCGCCGGCTGTGATGTTCGACTCGTTGGGTCGACCGTGACGCTCGCGAAGGTCGCGAACAGTCACCGAGCGACCCTCCCCGGCGTTAGTGAGTGGTGCAATCGTCACCGTGAAGATACGCAGATCGACGACACTCAACAGCGTGTGGCCGACGACCTCGAGCGCGGTGACTTTGCGGTCACAATGCTCCGCGAACTGGACCGTGAACCAACCGGGATTTTCACGTACTCCGAACTGTACGCGCTGTATCCCGGCGATGATGACTCTCGTGTTCGCCAACTTGTCGGCGAGTTCCACGACGCCGATCTCGTCGAACGCTTCGGTCCGCGAACCGATCGGAAGGTCGAACTGCTCCCGGCTGGCCGACGCGTTCTCGAGTTCTTCGAACAGCAAATCGCACAACAGCGGTCGATTTCCGACTTCGTTAGCGGCGCCGGTAAACAACAACAACAGGGCCGTGTACACACCCAGACGGGAGGGGGTGGGGAGGACGGGGCCGGCGAAGACAGCACCGACGGCACCCGCCACTACAGCACCCGCTACATGAGCCCGGCCGAACACGCCGCCACCGCGGCGTGCGGACAGAACGGCGGTGTGACGCTTGTGCGCGGGGGGATAGAGGACCACGCCGACCGGACCCGGTACGCGAGTTACGACCCGAAACGGGGGGAGGCCGTTGTGGCCGTACAGGCCGCTGGACCCATGCAGATGACGGTGAGCGCTGCATTAGCGTTAGCCAGCCCCGAGTTTGTGGACCGAACACTCCCGGCAGACCGACTCGAGTCCATTGAGGACCCACCGGCGATCGTGCGTGACGCCCGCTGTATCGGTGGGGCATCCCAACAGGCTCTCGAGAACGGCCAGCAGTTCCGCAAGGCGCTGGTCGAGTGGGGCAAGGATCTCTCGGAAATGACGACCAAGCTCAAGGCCGGCAACCTCTCGACGGACCGCGCGGCCTTCTGTGGCGAGATCATCCGTTCGGCACAGGGTCTCTGGGGGACGCTCACGCACCTGCTGGATCTGTTCGATATCGATGTCCACCGGGAGATTCGTATCCCGTCGGGCCTCTCGAGTGACAATCTCGAGGACCTCGCGAAGTCGATCAGTTACGCGGCGGCTATCCAGTCGACGTACAACGGCCACTTCGCGTGCTACCGGCAACTGTTCGAAGATCGGGACGACAAGCGCCGGGCGTCGTTCACCGCACAGGTCGACGCGGCGGCGCCGACGGGCTCGCTCATCGGCTCGTTCGTTCTCCGTGGCCCGGACGTCCACCGACTCGAGGAACCGCTTCAGACGCGCCTCGAGTCGCCGCGTGACGTCCACGACGACGCCCCGGAGTTCGGCGTCGATATCACGGTCCGAACCGACCTCGAGCGCACGGACTACGACGAAGCCGTTCGCCGTGTCCTCTCCCGTAAGCGACTCCGCACGACGACCGCCGCCGTCTCGGTCCTGTACGCGCTCGTCGCGACGCCACACGACGCGGCTCGCGTGCTCCACCGCCAACTCGCCGCCGAAGACGAGTCCCGAGAGATCCGGCCGGATGAACTCCGAACCGCGCTTCGCGAGCTGGACCCGACGGCACTGCTCCCGACGATCGGCAACGAGCGCCGGACCAACTCGGCGGGCAAGATCGTCGCGGCGCTGCTGGCCGCCGACGAACCACTCTCGAAGGCCGACCTCGCCGACCGGGCCGGCGTCACGAAAAAGACGGTCTACAACTACCGCGAGAAACTCGAAACGCTCGGCCTCCTGGTCGTCACCGACGAGGGCTACCGGCTTGCACTGTCGTTCCCGACGACCGAGGAACGCAAACAGCCCGTACTCCCGGCGTTCGTCGACCGGACGTTCACCGAGGCCGCCGACGCGCTGCTCGTCGAGTCACTCCCGCCGAGTCGCTACGGCGACCCGGAGGACTCACTCGGCGGCCTGTTGTTCTGGACCGACGACAACCCACCGAACCCGTGGGCGCTGCTCGAGCACGACGACTACGCTCCGTGGGCGGAACTGGCCCGGAGACTCACCGACGGCGACCGGACGCGACCGGCGGAACTCCGTGTGTTAATGGGGCCGGAAATTAAGCAACAGTCGATCGACGCGGCCACCTCGAGCGCGGCGGCCGACTAA
- a CDS encoding helix-turn-helix domain-containing protein — protein MTDHPTPEDYPGTGELPDKLAFVKPNRARAYVALHDADDPLTAAELAAGLEYSKATAYRCLSDLESIDLVCEAVRLGTGHRPKTAYTTQAGAPPWERARADGGFDQ, from the coding sequence ATGACTGACCACCCCACTCCCGAGGACTACCCCGGCACGGGCGAGCTTCCCGACAAACTCGCGTTCGTGAAACCGAATCGTGCCCGCGCCTACGTCGCACTCCACGACGCCGACGACCCGCTGACCGCCGCGGAACTGGCGGCCGGACTCGAGTATTCGAAAGCGACGGCCTACCGCTGTCTGTCCGACCTCGAATCGATCGACCTCGTCTGTGAGGCCGTCCGACTCGGGACGGGACACCGACCGAAGACAGCGTACACGACGCAAGCCGGCGCGCCGCCGTGGGAACGTGCCCGCGCGGACGGAGGATTCGACCAATGA
- a CDS encoding DUF7511 domain-containing protein: protein MSTNTDSPFVRASDLPAAGYPSYRVKKTEVEYGDGTSALTIYAGDSDESRFATTAWVSALGESFVSLEDCR, encoded by the coding sequence ATGAGCACGAACACCGACTCGCCGTTCGTTCGCGCGAGCGATCTCCCTGCGGCTGGATACCCCTCGTACCGAGTGAAGAAAACAGAAGTCGAGTACGGCGACGGCACCAGCGCGCTCACGATCTACGCCGGGGATAGCGACGAGTCCCGGTTCGCGACAACCGCGTGGGTCTCGGCACTCGGCGAGTCGTTCGTCTCGCTCGAGGACTGCCGGTAA
- a CDS encoding helix-turn-helix domain-containing protein, translated as MPPDRQRDETSGRFDSEYTSNRFLEAVRRLGPTTTGEVSNELDCHRNTARRRLKELEEQGRIEKEEIGQEFVWRAN; from the coding sequence GTGCCACCCGATCGACAACGAGACGAGACCAGCGGTCGGTTCGACTCCGAATATACGTCGAACCGCTTTCTCGAGGCCGTCCGACGGCTCGGTCCGACAACGACTGGCGAAGTGTCGAACGAACTTGACTGCCACCGGAACACGGCCCGGCGCCGGTTGAAAGAACTCGAGGAACAGGGGCGAATCGAAAAAGAAGAAATCGGCCAAGAGTTCGTCTGGCGGGCGAATTGA
- a CDS encoding HNH endonuclease, translating into MTTSEPDRDDCYFCESSDDLEEHHIAPQRLGGSDSRDNLVIVCHDCHWKLERLYNKDFYEQLGIDDPRTTREKHITCDIAGCTNQAVEKSQQPGTDPRRPKDSRKTAVIVYRCEGHANGDPERDALEQEILDLLANHSDDAFLPGTIADQIETDASKEEVESVLSHLRVYGRVKRYGKYGDQAWQIEPNSRFR; encoded by the coding sequence ATGACCACGTCTGAACCCGATCGCGACGACTGCTATTTCTGTGAGTCGTCCGACGACCTCGAAGAACACCACATCGCTCCGCAACGACTCGGCGGCTCGGACTCCCGCGACAATCTCGTCATCGTCTGCCACGACTGTCACTGGAAGCTCGAGCGGCTGTACAACAAGGACTTCTACGAACAGTTGGGCATCGACGACCCACGAACGACGCGAGAGAAACACATCACCTGCGATATCGCCGGCTGTACGAACCAGGCTGTCGAAAAATCCCAGCAGCCGGGTACTGACCCGAGGCGGCCAAAAGACTCGCGGAAGACAGCAGTCATCGTGTACCGATGCGAAGGGCACGCCAACGGCGACCCCGAACGCGACGCACTCGAGCAGGAGATACTCGACCTTCTTGCCAACCACTCCGACGACGCGTTCCTACCCGGCACGATCGCCGACCAAATCGAGACCGACGCCTCAAAAGAAGAGGTGGAAAGTGTCCTGTCACACCTCCGAGTCTACGGGAGGGTAAAACGGTACGGAAAGTACGGCGACCAGGCGTGGCAAATCGAGCCTAACTCTCGATTCCGGTAA